In Oncorhynchus gorbuscha isolate QuinsamMale2020 ecotype Even-year linkage group LG02, OgorEven_v1.0, whole genome shotgun sequence, a single genomic region encodes these proteins:
- the LOC124010222 gene encoding collagenase 3-like, which translates to MKTFNLCLLLINLAIVVHSLPISPPSEEDEALAETYLKRFFNLTEETGPAFKRGPSQRSRKVSEMQRFFGLQVTGTLDAETVTMMKKPRCGVPDVQLSRFTTFDNRKWQTNQVTYRIENYTPDMTVAEVDNSIERALQVWAKVSPLRFTRIYSGIADIMISFGTRNHGDSYPFDGPDGTLAHAFSPGADIGGDAHFDDDESFSFSSTRGYNLFLVAAHEFGHSLGLSHSTDPGALMYPVYSYTDPSTFSLPRDDVNGIQHIYGPNTDVNPKPDKPDPTPPSTPNACDPTLVLDAVTTLRGEKMFFKGRFFWRSYAQSSKPQQSLIKNYWPELPDNINAAYESQLSDRVFLFKDSQVWALYGYDIVPGYPKNLKSLGLPSTVNKVDAALYDVDSRKTLFFVDDNYYSYDEEMKRMDKGFPKRVDEGFPGMTSKVTAAFQFRGFTYLYSGSYMFEYSMRTRRQLRVLGNNYFLPC; encoded by the exons ATGAAGACATTCAATCTGTGCTTACTACTAATCAACCTGGCAATAGTGGTTCACTCTTTGCCAATCTCGCCACCTAGTGAAGAAGATGAAGCCCTTGCAGAG ACGTACCTGAAGAGGTTTTTTAACCTGACAGAGGAGACGGGTCCTGCGTTCAAACGGGGGCCCAGCCAGCGGAGCAGGAAGGTCAGCGAGATGCAACGTTTCTTTGGCCTCCAGGTGACAGGAACCTTGGACGCTGAGACTGTGACGATGATGAAGAAGCCACGCTGTGGGGTACCTGATGTCCAACTCAGCCGCTTCACCACCTTCGACAATCGCAAGTGGCAGACCAACCAGGTTACCTACAG GATTGAGAACTACACCCCTGACATGACTGTGGCTGAGGTGGACAACTCCATAGAGAGAGCACTGCAGGTGTGGGCCAAGGTCTCCCCCCTGAGGTTTACCCGCATCTACAGTGGCATCGCTGACATCATGATCTCATTCGGCACCAGAA ATCATGGTGATTCTTACCCCTTCGATGGCCCTGATGGCACCCTGGCCCATGCCTTCTCCCCCGGCGCTGACATTGGAGGAGATGCTCATTTTGACGATGACGAGTCCTTCAGCTTCAGCTCAACCAGAG GGTACAACCTGTTCTTGGTGGCTGCCCATGAGTTTGGCCATTCCCTCGGTCTCAGCCACTCCACCGACCCTGGAGCACTGATGTACCCAGTGTACAGCTACACAGACCCCAGCACCTTCTCTCTGCCCCGCGATGACGTCAACGGTATCCAGCACATCTATG GTCCAAACACAGATGTGAACCCCAAACCAGACAAGCCAGATCCTACACCCCCTTCCACCCCTAATGCCTGTGACCCCACCCTAGTTTTGGATGCTGTCACCACTCTACGTGGGGAGAAGATGTTCTTCAAGGGCAG GTTCTTCTGGCGTAGCTACGCTCAGAGCAGCAAACCACAACAGAGCCTCATCAAGAACTACTGGCCCGAACTCCCCGACAACATCAATGCTGCTTACGAGAGCCAGCTATCTGACAGAGTGTTCCTCTTCAAAG ATAGTCAGGTCTGGGCTCTCTACGGCTATGACATCGTCCCCGGTTATCCCAAAAACCTGAAGAGCTTGGGCCTGCCCAGTACCGTGAATAAAGTTGACGCCGCCCTGTACGATGTAGATTCTCGCAAGACCTTGTTCTTCGTTGATGACAACTACTACAG TTACGACGAGGAAATGAAAAGGATGGACAAAGGTTTCCCCAAGCGTGTGGATGAAGGGTTCCCAGGCATGACAAGCAAAGTGACTGCAGCCTTCCAATTCCGAG GCTTTACCTACCTCTATAGTGGCTCCTATATGTTTGAGTACAGCATGAGGACCAGGAGACAGTTACGCGTGCTAGGAAACAACTACTTCCTGCCGTGTTAG